Proteins from a genomic interval of Sphingobacterium lactis:
- a CDS encoding ATP-binding protein — MKTSILTLVLACTSLVGFSQSKLTQLWESTEQLPTPESVLYVPGQSALYVSLIDGDGSAKDGKGGVAILNMDGTMKDATWVQGLNAPKGMALYKDLLYVADIDEVVVIDVVTGNVINQVKVPESVFLNDVTVDDNGKVYVSDTRKGEIHLIHNGKSSLFMKDVKDVNGLRVVNGSLYAMAGPELWKIDNNKNKTVIAKGLALGGDGLEPVGDGSFLVTCWGGLIYHIKADGTVTQLLDVRDKMKTADLGYNQKEKILYVPTFLNNSVVAYKLD; from the coding sequence ATGAAAACGAGCATTTTAACTCTTGTATTAGCCTGTACCTCCCTAGTCGGTTTCAGCCAAAGTAAATTAACGCAGCTGTGGGAATCCACGGAGCAACTTCCAACGCCAGAATCGGTACTTTATGTGCCCGGACAATCGGCATTATATGTTTCTTTGATCGATGGTGACGGCAGTGCCAAGGATGGCAAGGGTGGCGTCGCTATACTGAACATGGATGGCACCATGAAAGATGCGACCTGGGTTCAGGGATTGAATGCCCCGAAAGGGATGGCGCTCTACAAAGACCTGCTGTATGTAGCAGATATCGATGAGGTAGTGGTGATTGATGTAGTGACCGGAAATGTGATCAATCAGGTTAAGGTTCCGGAGTCTGTTTTCTTGAATGATGTCACGGTGGATGATAACGGTAAGGTCTATGTATCCGATACCCGCAAAGGGGAGATCCATCTGATCCATAATGGGAAATCGAGCTTATTCATGAAGGATGTGAAAGATGTGAATGGCTTGCGCGTGGTGAACGGTTCGTTATATGCCATGGCGGGTCCCGAATTGTGGAAGATAGATAACAATAAGAACAAAACGGTAATTGCCAAAGGATTGGCCTTGGGCGGAGACGGCTTGGAGCCTGTTGGTGATGGGAGCTTTTTAGTGACCTGTTGGGGCGGGCTGATCTATCATATCAAAGCGGACGGTACGGTCACACAATTGCTGGATGTACGCGATAAGATGAAAACAGCTGATTTAGGATACAACCAGAAAGAGAAGATCTTGTATGTCCCAACGTTCTTGAACAATAGCGTGGTGGCTTATAAATTGGATTAA
- a CDS encoding TIGR00730 family Rossman fold protein, whose translation MKLKNIVVFCASSPGHGPSFVEAAKVVGQVFVERGIRLVFGGGRVGLMGAVADSVMAHGGSVVGVIPKFLNSKEIGHTGITELIEVDTMHERKTKMNNLCDGVIALPGGFGTMEELFEMTTWGQLGLHKKPIGILNVDGFYDHLINFIQHMVDTGLLKAENQKMILHSDNIEDLLEQMESFEAPPVPKWLNIAST comes from the coding sequence ATGAAATTAAAGAACATTGTTGTTTTCTGTGCTTCGAGTCCGGGGCACGGTCCGAGCTTCGTAGAAGCGGCGAAAGTTGTGGGTCAGGTTTTCGTGGAGCGTGGCATTCGGTTGGTATTTGGTGGTGGGCGTGTCGGGCTGATGGGTGCGGTGGCCGATTCGGTTATGGCGCATGGCGGTTCGGTCGTTGGGGTCATCCCCAAATTCCTGAACAGCAAGGAAATCGGGCACACCGGAATCACGGAGTTGATCGAGGTGGATACCATGCATGAGCGCAAGACAAAGATGAATAACCTCTGTGATGGCGTAATCGCATTGCCCGGCGGATTTGGTACCATGGAAGAATTGTTCGAGATGACCACCTGGGGACAGCTAGGTCTGCATAAAAAGCCTATCGGCATCTTGAATGTAGATGGCTTCTATGATCACCTGATCAACTTTATACAGCACATGGTCGATACAGGCCTGTTAAAAGCAGAAAACCAAAAGATGATTCTCCATTCCGATAATATCGAAGATCTATTGGAACAGATGGAATCCTTTGAGGCACCACCTGTTCCGAAATGGCTCAATATCGCCAGTACATAA
- the uxaC gene encoding glucuronate isomerase: MKPFLDDNFLLQSSIAEELYHNYAKDLPIIDYHNHLPPQEVAENKKFKNITEIWLQGDHYKWRAMRANGIPEEYITGQASDRDKFRQWSETVPYTLRNPLYHWTHLELQRYFGVHDLLGPDTADNIFDRATSMLQDEQMRVHGLLEQMKVEVICTTDDPIDSLEYHQAYNEKPGNFAMYPAFRPDKAMSPEIPEVFNTYVEKLAAASNSDINTFQHYLDALKSRHDFFAAQGCCVSDHGLSHLYADDYTATEIAAIFDQVRSGKTLNTDQLNKFKSAMLVQFAEWDHEKNWVQQFHVGAFRNTNTGALQKLGPDTGFDSIGDYRQGDGLVKFLGKMAEKDQLGKTILYNLNAADNDLFAAMAGNFNDGSIAGKMQYGSAWWFHDQKDGMTKQINSLSNIGLISRFVGMLTDSRSFLSFPRHEYFRRLLCNIFAEDVVNGELPNDTKWIGKIIQDICYYNAKAYFPFPKK, from the coding sequence ATGAAGCCATTCCTGGATGATAACTTCCTCCTGCAGAGCAGCATTGCGGAAGAGCTGTACCACAACTACGCAAAAGACCTGCCCATTATCGACTACCACAATCACCTGCCTCCGCAAGAGGTTGCCGAGAACAAAAAGTTCAAGAACATCACGGAGATCTGGTTACAGGGTGATCATTACAAATGGCGGGCCATGCGTGCGAACGGCATTCCTGAGGAATACATTACAGGCCAAGCTTCGGATCGGGATAAATTCCGCCAATGGTCGGAAACTGTTCCCTATACCCTTCGAAACCCCTTATACCACTGGACTCACCTGGAACTGCAACGCTATTTCGGCGTCCATGACCTGCTGGGACCGGATACGGCCGATAACATATTCGACCGCGCAACATCCATGCTGCAGGATGAGCAGATGCGTGTCCATGGCTTGCTCGAACAGATGAAGGTCGAAGTGATCTGTACGACGGACGATCCCATCGATTCCCTGGAATACCATCAGGCCTACAACGAGAAGCCGGGAAACTTTGCCATGTATCCCGCTTTCCGGCCGGACAAGGCGATGAGTCCGGAAATCCCCGAAGTCTTCAACACCTATGTGGAAAAATTAGCCGCGGCTTCCAACAGCGATATCAATACCTTCCAGCATTACCTGGATGCGCTGAAATCACGGCATGACTTTTTTGCAGCTCAAGGTTGCTGCGTGTCGGATCATGGCTTGAGCCACCTCTATGCCGATGATTATACAGCAACGGAAATCGCTGCGATCTTCGATCAGGTCCGCTCTGGAAAAACGTTAAATACAGATCAACTCAATAAATTCAAATCGGCGATGCTCGTTCAGTTCGCAGAATGGGATCACGAAAAGAATTGGGTTCAGCAATTCCATGTCGGCGCCTTCCGAAACACCAATACCGGTGCACTACAGAAATTGGGTCCCGATACGGGGTTCGATAGCATTGGCGATTATCGACAGGGCGATGGCTTAGTGAAGTTCTTGGGAAAAATGGCGGAAAAGGACCAACTCGGCAAGACCATCCTCTACAATTTGAATGCTGCGGATAACGATCTTTTTGCGGCCATGGCCGGTAACTTTAATGATGGGAGTATTGCCGGGAAGATGCAGTACGGGTCGGCATGGTGGTTCCATGATCAAAAGGATGGCATGACCAAGCAGATCAACAGCCTATCCAATATCGGATTGATCAGCAGGTTTGTCGGCATGTTGACCGATTCGAGGAGTTTTCTATCCTTCCCGCGACATGAATATTTCCGCAGATTGCTCTGCAACATCTTTGCCGAAGATGTTGTCAACGGAGAATTGCCTAACGACACCAAATGGATCGGGAAAATAATCCAGGACATCTGTTATTATAACGCCAAGGCCTACTTCCCCTTTCCCAAAAAGTAA
- the nagB gene encoding glucosamine-6-phosphate deaminase, translating to MARLNLLEETRFEKVPVTVYPSQDEASVKVAQRIAGIIQDKQAKGEKAVLGLATGATPIKVYKELVRLHKEEGLSFENVVTFNLDEYYPMQPTAEQSYVAFMEKHLFGHVNIPQENINIPDGTLAPEDVQAFCIAYEQKISNLGGLDIQILGIGRTGHIGFNEPGSAPNSGTRLVTLDDLTRRDASRDFGGKENVPTKAITMGVGTIFKAKEIVLMAWNEKKAEIVKKAVEGEISSDIPATYLQMSDNVEFVLDKDAASALTRFNLPWLAHDVVWEDKLVKKAVVWLSLHLDKAILKLTDDDYNNNGMAQLITEQGPAYSINIRIFNELQRTITGWPGGKPGVDDSNRPERAEPAHKNVILFSPHPDDDVISMGGTFIRLADQGHNVHVAYQTSGNTAVWDDDVLRYLEFVQDFAVAIEDDNGITRNIYDEARAFFKVKQPNQVDPEIIRTIKGLIRKGEAIAGARFVGLPDENIHFMDLPFYDRGKFSKEVDFEDDIQQTMALLREVKPEQVFAAGDFADPHGTHKVCFDIILEALMRLRETDEWTKDCWLWLYRGAWHEYPIHDIEMAVPLSPQEVKRKRLAIFKHQSQKDLPVFPGDDPREFWVRAEDRTSETAGLYHQLGLANYEAIEAFVRWKFN from the coding sequence ATGGCAAGATTAAATTTATTAGAGGAAACCCGTTTTGAGAAAGTTCCCGTTACGGTTTACCCCTCACAAGATGAGGCATCTGTTAAAGTTGCTCAACGCATCGCCGGTATCATCCAGGATAAGCAGGCGAAAGGGGAAAAGGCAGTCCTAGGCCTTGCAACCGGTGCTACACCCATTAAGGTTTACAAAGAATTGGTCCGTCTTCATAAGGAAGAGGGCTTGAGTTTTGAGAACGTTGTAACCTTCAACTTGGATGAGTACTACCCAATGCAACCCACTGCAGAGCAGAGTTATGTTGCGTTTATGGAAAAGCATCTGTTCGGCCATGTCAACATTCCACAGGAGAATATCAACATTCCTGATGGTACGTTAGCACCTGAAGATGTGCAGGCTTTCTGTATTGCATACGAACAGAAGATCTCCAACCTTGGGGGATTGGATATTCAGATTTTAGGTATTGGACGTACAGGTCACATCGGTTTTAACGAACCGGGATCTGCGCCAAACTCCGGTACTCGCTTGGTAACCTTAGATGACCTTACCCGTAGAGACGCTTCACGCGATTTCGGGGGAAAGGAAAACGTACCGACAAAAGCGATTACCATGGGAGTAGGTACAATTTTCAAAGCCAAGGAAATTGTATTGATGGCCTGGAACGAGAAGAAAGCAGAAATCGTGAAGAAAGCTGTCGAAGGCGAAATCTCTTCCGATATTCCAGCAACCTATCTGCAGATGTCAGACAATGTGGAGTTTGTCCTGGATAAGGATGCTGCATCCGCACTGACACGCTTCAACCTGCCTTGGTTGGCGCACGATGTGGTTTGGGAAGACAAATTGGTAAAGAAAGCCGTGGTATGGTTATCCCTTCACTTGGATAAAGCCATCCTGAAGCTTACGGATGACGACTACAACAACAACGGTATGGCGCAGTTGATTACCGAGCAGGGTCCTGCATACAGCATCAACATCCGCATTTTCAACGAATTGCAGCGTACGATTACCGGTTGGCCAGGTGGTAAGCCAGGTGTGGACGATTCAAACCGTCCAGAGCGTGCTGAACCAGCACATAAGAACGTCATTCTGTTTTCACCGCACCCAGACGATGATGTCATTTCCATGGGTGGTACCTTTATCCGCTTGGCGGATCAAGGGCACAATGTGCACGTGGCGTACCAAACATCCGGAAATACAGCCGTATGGGACGATGATGTCCTTCGTTATCTGGAATTTGTTCAGGATTTCGCGGTTGCCATTGAGGATGATAACGGCATTACACGTAATATTTACGATGAAGCACGTGCATTCTTCAAGGTAAAACAACCCAATCAGGTTGATCCGGAAATTATCCGTACCATCAAAGGCCTGATCCGTAAGGGTGAAGCCATTGCCGGTGCTCGTTTTGTGGGCCTTCCGGACGAAAATATCCATTTTATGGACCTTCCGTTCTACGATCGTGGAAAATTCTCCAAAGAAGTGGATTTTGAAGATGATATTCAACAGACCATGGCCCTGTTGCGCGAGGTTAAACCTGAGCAGGTATTTGCCGCAGGAGATTTCGCTGATCCGCACGGAACGCATAAGGTATGTTTCGATATTATCCTTGAAGCTTTGATGCGCCTTCGTGAAACCGACGAATGGACGAAAGACTGTTGGTTGTGGTTATACCGTGGCGCATGGCATGAATACCCAATCCATGATATCGAAATGGCCGTTCCGCTTTCTCCACAGGAAGTGAAACGCAAGCGTCTGGCGATCTTCAAGCACCAATCACAGAAGGATCTACCTGTTTTCCCAGGAGATGATCCAAGAGAATTCTGGGTGCGCGCGGAAGACCGTACGAGTGAGACTGCTGGCCTTTACCACCAATTGGGATTGGCAAATTACGAAGCAATCGAAGCTTTTGTTCGCTGGAAGTTTAACTAA
- a CDS encoding PspC domain-containing protein, producing the protein MNKTIIININSIVFHIEEDAYETLRSYMIEIKRHFGKSEDSREILEDIENRIAEMFSERIQTGRKEVINREDVDQVIAQMGRVSDFESEFSEEPRVEEPASAQAAFSSEPQPEEPALGGEAQAEEQKVDSEPSFTEYLTSKKLMRDPDDKIIGGVCSGLGHYFNIEAKWVRIIFVLFFLFGGSGVLLYFVLMAVMPKAITRADRLAMRGEQPNLQNFKKSFDEEMKGVRENFSGAGEHFNRGARSVGDSLGRIFSVIGKVLAVLLLIFAGLNVVGIFIFFVFNALNLMGYQNPIFFPPLEIMDSTSGFFALLAGTLAVGIPFLALFFIMLRVVFKSNPMNNYASMSLWAAWVGSIVMILYFVIVTNQDFIEESTISVEKPLEKKDTYILSMNDVRVIKTSDEEFSKKNLNLGKYGLIGNHLRDDIGIRFEPLDSLKAPYLQYNYQAKGNSYGDASARASKIKYQVVQNGENILFDSHFALQEKQLIRDQRVQMVVYLPVGTTVMLNRDLDYKVRDIWAYDCRVNDEAKYAEFTMTKDGLKCVAKLKEEKEKALEDAKEDAEKRAKEAKERAEDLEKEAKELEKEKKKENSEAAAGDGESSAADSRA; encoded by the coding sequence ATGAACAAGACCATAATTATCAATATAAATAGCATCGTTTTCCACATTGAGGAGGATGCCTATGAAACCCTTCGATCGTATATGATCGAAATCAAGCGACACTTTGGTAAATCGGAGGATAGCCGGGAGATCCTAGAGGATATCGAGAACCGTATTGCGGAGATGTTTTCGGAGCGTATCCAAACTGGCCGTAAGGAGGTGATCAATCGGGAGGATGTAGATCAGGTGATTGCACAGATGGGTCGTGTGAGCGACTTTGAATCGGAGTTCAGTGAAGAACCGCGTGTGGAAGAACCTGCTTCGGCACAGGCTGCCTTCAGCTCGGAACCTCAACCTGAGGAACCTGCACTTGGTGGTGAAGCCCAAGCGGAGGAGCAAAAAGTGGATTCGGAACCTTCCTTTACGGAATACCTGACGTCCAAGAAATTGATGCGCGATCCGGACGATAAGATTATCGGTGGGGTATGTAGTGGCTTGGGCCATTACTTCAACATCGAAGCGAAATGGGTGCGGATTATCTTTGTCCTTTTCTTCCTATTCGGTGGATCAGGTGTGCTGTTGTACTTTGTATTGATGGCGGTGATGCCGAAGGCGATCACCCGCGCGGATAGATTAGCGATGCGTGGCGAACAACCCAATCTGCAGAATTTCAAAAAATCCTTCGATGAGGAAATGAAGGGGGTGCGCGAAAATTTTTCGGGGGCCGGCGAGCATTTTAATCGAGGCGCTCGCTCGGTTGGCGACTCATTGGGCCGCATTTTCTCGGTCATTGGAAAGGTTCTCGCCGTGCTGTTGTTGATCTTTGCCGGATTGAACGTTGTGGGGATCTTTATATTCTTTGTTTTCAATGCGCTGAACCTGATGGGCTATCAGAACCCAATCTTCTTCCCGCCATTGGAAATCATGGATTCCACATCTGGCTTTTTTGCCTTGTTGGCCGGAACATTGGCGGTGGGCATTCCATTCCTGGCCCTGTTCTTCATTATGCTGCGTGTAGTGTTCAAATCAAACCCGATGAACAACTATGCAAGTATGTCCCTGTGGGCTGCCTGGGTAGGGTCCATTGTGATGATCCTCTATTTTGTGATCGTCACGAATCAGGATTTTATCGAGGAGAGTACAATTTCCGTGGAGAAACCGCTGGAGAAAAAGGATACCTACATCCTGTCGATGAATGATGTTCGCGTCATCAAGACCTCGGATGAGGAGTTCAGCAAGAAAAATCTGAACCTTGGGAAATATGGCTTGATTGGCAACCACCTGCGTGATGACATCGGTATCCGTTTCGAACCCTTGGACTCCCTAAAAGCACCTTATTTGCAATATAATTACCAAGCGAAAGGAAATTCTTATGGAGATGCGTCCGCTCGTGCATCTAAGATAAAGTACCAAGTTGTGCAGAATGGTGAGAATATCTTGTTCGACAGTCATTTTGCCCTGCAGGAAAAGCAGTTGATCCGAGACCAAAGGGTGCAGATGGTCGTTTATCTGCCGGTTGGGACAACGGTGATGCTGAACCGGGATCTGGATTATAAAGTCCGTGATATCTGGGCGTACGATTGCCGGGTGAATGATGAAGCGAAATATGCGGAATTCACCATGACAAAAGATGGGCTGAAATGTGTGGCGAAGTTGAAAGAGGAAAAAGAAAAAGCATTGGAAGATGCGAAGGAAGATGCTGAAAAGCGTGCGAAAGAAGCGAAGGAACGTGCTGAGGACTTAGAAAAAGAGGCGAAGGAACTAGAAAAAGAAAAGAAAAAAGAAAATAGCGAAGCTGCAGCGGGGGATGGTGAGTCATCCGCCGCGGACAGCAGAGCATAA
- a CDS encoding outer membrane beta-barrel family protein: MGRIIAILILYVASLLNHSYAAARAQDADIKGKVVNPENQPVASASVYLMSSTGNVLIKSAVTDENGAYTILKAPKGNYYIEVTSVGYGKARSAAFDLDDKLVTVEDIKLLPASQTIETVTVQGQMPTVKNVNGKLVLNVENSTLAAGNNALEVVKRAPGVSVDKDDNLQLMGQQGVNVTIDGRLTYMSGEQLATFLKSTDAAQIKSVEVTTTRQAKDDAEGAIGTINIVLKKNNTEGFNGSFVASAGHGKYFRGNSSLALNYKKKNTTLFGSYAYTNNKEINELDIIRDIAGKERTTYFNQEADMIEKNQSHTFRVGVEQKTSNSNTLMFQVSGNNYLEDANNNSITNIGFTPTTIDTVLRSPSIVDMSFGRISFNLNNEYKIDTLGSKLTLDLDYSLFKNRSDMDYVYRTEHPNTGALFYPEEREHSNMPTDIDIYVGKLDYIKPLKKGSLEAGLKYSNVKSDNNMMFERLVGSTWENVEDRTNHFIYTEQISAGYVDYSRPLGKKWSAKVGVRAEYTISDGNLVTNNSTVKRDYLDFFPSANIGYNINENHILSLSYAKKVSRPNYRSLNPFRYYIDKLTYQLGNPYVNPQYTHGFSLNYTLMKMFNFTLGTDITNDAIVESMGQDSIRTWVTKENLGKSVTSYLNMNIPYRVGKFWTMNNNITALYMHFKGPIAGYEIDKGSFFIQGNSYHNFRLGQQWSAEATINGNTPFVYNLFKIHARIGVDIGANYNFKDQKSSLKLAVTDVFRSNRNNLTTNFNEFQSKIRQYNDRQTVRLTYTYKFGNLKQQIRKSDSRNEEKDRVSQ; encoded by the coding sequence ATGGGACGTATTATCGCAATCCTAATCCTGTATGTAGCATCACTACTAAATCACTCCTACGCGGCAGCACGTGCACAGGATGCAGATATAAAAGGAAAAGTCGTCAACCCGGAAAATCAACCGGTAGCTTCCGCATCGGTTTACCTGATGTCCAGCACGGGCAATGTGCTGATCAAAAGTGCCGTAACGGACGAGAATGGCGCTTATACCATCCTAAAAGCGCCGAAAGGAAATTATTATATTGAGGTGACGTCCGTGGGCTACGGCAAGGCCCGTTCTGCTGCCTTTGACCTGGACGACAAGTTGGTCACCGTGGAAGACATCAAACTTTTACCGGCCAGCCAAACGATTGAAACCGTGACCGTGCAGGGCCAAATGCCAACGGTAAAGAATGTGAATGGGAAGCTGGTGTTGAACGTGGAGAACTCGACACTGGCCGCCGGCAACAATGCGCTGGAGGTGGTGAAACGTGCACCGGGCGTGAGCGTCGATAAGGACGATAACCTGCAGCTAATGGGACAACAGGGCGTAAACGTGACGATCGATGGACGCCTGACCTACATGTCCGGAGAGCAACTGGCGACCTTTCTGAAGTCTACCGATGCCGCACAGATTAAGAGTGTGGAAGTCACAACGACCAGACAGGCAAAGGATGATGCCGAAGGAGCCATTGGTACCATCAATATCGTATTGAAGAAGAACAATACCGAGGGTTTCAACGGGAGCTTTGTGGCCAGTGCCGGTCATGGAAAGTACTTCCGCGGGAACAGCTCCCTTGCATTGAACTATAAAAAGAAAAATACCACCCTTTTTGGGTCCTATGCCTATACGAACAACAAGGAAATCAATGAACTTGACATCATCCGTGATATCGCGGGGAAGGAGCGGACCACTTATTTCAATCAGGAAGCTGACATGATCGAGAAGAACCAATCCCACACCTTCCGTGTAGGCGTGGAGCAGAAGACCTCCAACAGCAATACCCTGATGTTCCAGGTGTCCGGAAATAATTACCTGGAGGATGCAAATAACAACAGTATCACCAATATCGGATTCACACCGACGACGATTGATACGGTGCTACGTTCGCCGAGCATTGTGGATATGAGCTTTGGCCGCATATCGTTCAACCTGAACAACGAGTATAAGATCGATACCTTGGGATCAAAATTAACCCTGGATCTGGACTACAGTTTGTTTAAGAACCGTTCGGACATGGATTACGTGTACCGCACGGAACATCCGAATACCGGGGCACTGTTCTACCCTGAGGAACGAGAGCATAGCAACATGCCTACAGATATCGATATTTATGTAGGGAAGTTGGATTATATCAAACCGTTGAAGAAGGGAAGTCTTGAAGCGGGATTGAAATACAGTAATGTCAAATCAGACAACAACATGATGTTCGAGCGGCTGGTGGGTTCCACTTGGGAGAATGTCGAGGACCGGACCAACCATTTTATCTATACCGAGCAGATTTCGGCAGGATATGTGGACTATAGCCGCCCATTGGGAAAAAAATGGTCTGCAAAAGTAGGTGTCCGTGCCGAATACACCATCTCTGATGGAAACTTGGTCACGAACAACTCAACCGTAAAACGCGATTATCTGGACTTTTTCCCTTCGGCAAATATTGGTTACAACATCAATGAGAACCATATCCTATCGTTAAGTTATGCCAAGAAGGTAAGCCGTCCGAATTACCGTTCGCTGAATCCTTTCCGGTATTATATCGATAAATTGACGTATCAGTTGGGTAATCCATACGTGAATCCCCAGTACACCCATGGGTTCTCCCTGAACTATACCCTGATGAAGATGTTCAACTTTACCCTGGGTACCGACATTACGAACGATGCCATCGTGGAAAGTATGGGTCAGGATTCTATCCGTACTTGGGTGACGAAGGAAAACCTTGGAAAATCCGTAACATCTTACCTGAACATGAATATCCCTTACCGCGTGGGTAAGTTCTGGACGATGAACAACAACATTACGGCGCTCTATATGCACTTTAAAGGGCCAATTGCTGGATATGAGATCGACAAGGGATCCTTCTTTATCCAAGGGAACAGTTACCACAATTTCAGGTTGGGCCAGCAGTGGTCGGCAGAAGCCACCATCAATGGAAATACACCATTTGTGTATAACCTGTTCAAGATCCATGCACGGATCGGGGTAGATATCGGCGCCAACTACAATTTCAAAGACCAGAAGAGCTCCTTGAAGCTGGCCGTGACCGATGTATTCAGAAGCAATCGGAATAACCTGACGACTAACTTCAATGAGTTCCAGTCCAAGATCCGTCAGTACAACGACAGACAGACTGTACGCTTGACCTATACCTACAAATTCGGAAACCTGAAACAGCAGATCCGGAAGAGTGACTCCAGAAATGAAGAGAAAGATCGCGTATCGCAATAA
- a CDS encoding TlpA family protein disulfide reductase: MKKLLLLIICLPTFLFAQTKEELINQVKANPADKNSIRIIQKVGGYFPDYNELNTLFKGLDKKVRKSTEGKIFERYLDALKNTMVGKKAPSITQFDLNGDPYSLSDLKGKYVLIDFWASWCPPCREENPKLVKTYAEFKDKNFEILGVSFDKEFTAWEKAIKDDNLTWKHVSDLQGWNNSAGQSYGVKAIPQNLLVDPEGKVIARNLHGEELNAKLRELLK; the protein is encoded by the coding sequence ATGAAGAAATTACTCCTATTGATAATCTGCCTACCTACCTTTCTTTTCGCACAGACGAAAGAAGAATTGATCAATCAGGTAAAGGCAAACCCGGCTGACAAGAACAGCATCCGCATCATACAAAAGGTTGGCGGTTACTTCCCGGATTACAATGAACTGAACACCTTGTTTAAGGGGTTGGATAAGAAAGTCCGAAAATCCACCGAAGGCAAGATTTTCGAACGTTATCTGGATGCACTCAAGAATACAATGGTCGGCAAAAAGGCGCCGAGCATAACGCAGTTTGATCTGAATGGGGATCCTTATTCCCTTTCCGACCTGAAGGGCAAGTATGTCCTGATTGATTTTTGGGCATCCTGGTGTCCGCCATGTCGGGAGGAAAATCCCAAACTGGTGAAAACATATGCTGAATTCAAGGACAAGAATTTTGAGATATTGGGTGTATCCTTCGATAAGGAATTCACCGCTTGGGAAAAAGCCATTAAGGACGATAACCTGACATGGAAACATGTTTCCGACCTGCAGGGTTGGAACAACTCCGCCGGGCAATCCTACGGTGTCAAGGCGATACCGCAGAATCTGCTGGTGGATCCAGAGGGCAAGGTGATCGCCAGGAACCTCCATGGGGAAGAGCTGAATGCGAAACTCCGCGAACTCCTGAAGTAA
- a CDS encoding helix-turn-helix transcriptional regulator, whose amino-acid sequence MTQSEKKISQSEILPPSSLEPARNMQELGTQLYFTVLKGRQRFRFTSPIDGYLNFLLDEDSNHCSVVIANQDYLVQAGENILFHLKKGDQMELKSINSDNNMLLMLIPSDKFPAYHDKYQADETRFRNGMLTKADKRIGLALQQIFHLYLADSYLNQLKIQSLMLDIIIHQVETLYVENENKEILVNKTHFDKIQLAKKMIEEDLSRNHTISELAKAVGTNEQYLKKHFKQYYGKTVMNFITEMKMEHAKRLIMMGKYRISDVARMTGYKHSTHFTTAFKKYFGIIPNSLRYSFLVAHEGILAIPDLISSFTV is encoded by the coding sequence ATGACGCAATCAGAAAAAAAGATTTCACAATCGGAAATATTACCACCTTCTTCCCTAGAACCTGCTAGAAATATGCAGGAATTGGGTACTCAGCTGTATTTTACGGTGCTGAAAGGTAGGCAACGGTTCCGCTTTACCTCGCCGATTGATGGTTATCTGAATTTCTTGCTGGATGAAGATTCCAACCATTGCAGTGTGGTCATCGCTAACCAGGATTACCTCGTGCAAGCCGGCGAAAACATCCTATTTCATCTGAAGAAAGGCGATCAAATGGAGCTGAAGAGTATCAATTCAGACAACAACATGTTACTGATGCTCATTCCAAGCGATAAATTCCCAGCATACCACGATAAATACCAAGCAGATGAAACACGATTCCGCAACGGGATGCTCACCAAGGCGGATAAACGGATTGGGTTGGCACTCCAACAGATCTTTCACCTGTACCTTGCCGATTCCTACCTCAATCAACTGAAGATTCAATCCCTTATGTTGGATATTATCATCCACCAGGTGGAAACCCTTTACGTGGAGAATGAAAATAAGGAGATCTTGGTCAACAAGACCCACTTTGATAAAATCCAGCTGGCTAAAAAAATGATCGAAGAGGATCTCAGCCGCAACCACACCATATCCGAATTGGCAAAAGCCGTGGGTACCAATGAGCAGTACCTCAAGAAGCATTTTAAGCAGTATTATGGGAAAACAGTCATGAATTTCATTACGGAGATGAAAATGGAGCATGCCAAGCGCTTGATCATGATGGGGAAATACAGGATTTCCGATGTCGCTCGAATGACGGGATATAAGCACTCAACTCATTTTACGACCGCCTTCAAGAAATATTTCGGGATTATCCCCAATTCCCTACGCTATTCTTTCTTGGTTGCGCATGAAGGTATTTTGGCGATTCCAGATTTGATTTCTTCGTTTACCGTATAA